tgtgaggagagctttcaaaagctcaagacttcttggactacagccccaatgttagtgttgcctactggttcggggtcctatacggtatattatgatgcatcgcgcattggtctcggtgtagtgttgatgcaggacggtagggtgattgcctacgcgtctagacagttgaaggtatatgagaagaactatcatgtccacgacctcgagttagcagctattgttcattccTTGAAAATCTGGCGACACTACTTTTatagtgtcccttgtgaggttttcacccaTCACCGGATTCTACAACATcagtttaaacaaaaggatcttaacttgaggcagcggagatggttggagctacttaaggattatgacatcaccattctctatcatcccaggaaggctaatgtggtggccgatgccttgagtcgcaaggcggagagtttgggcagtttagcatatctaccagtagcagagaggacTTTAACCTTGGATGTtcgggccttggccaaccagtttttcagattggatgttttcgagctgagccaagttttggcttgtgtggtttctcagtcttctatttatgatcatatcagggagcgttagtacGATGACCCCAATCTGCTttaatctcagccaaccgctccgaagaataagtagtaccagctggaataaaatgtgcagacttgttcaatcgatccacaatcacccaaatagcatcaaacttcctcaacgtccgtgggagtccaactacaaagcccatggtaatacgctctcatttccactccggaatttcaagtctctgatgctcatacttcacctgttgacaatttaaacactgggctacaaatccaactatatctttcttaatttttctccaccaatagtattgtctcaagtcctgatacatcttagcggcacccgaatgaatggaatatcgcgaaTTGTGGGCTTCTTTAAAAATCAACTCACGTagtccatctacatttggcacacaaatccgaccctacatcctcaacatcccatcatctccaattgTAACATCTTTGGTATCATCGTGCTGAAATgtgtcctttaggacaagcaaatgaggatcattatactggcgctctctgatgcagtcatataaggaagaccacgaaaccacacaagctaaaacctgactgggctccgaaatattcAATCTCACGAAGTGATTGACCAAGGATTGAACATCAAATGTAAGAGGCCTCTCACCAATAgtaatgaatgcaaggctacccatactctccgccttcctactcaaggcattggccactacattggccttcccgggatgatacagaatagtaatatcttaatcctttagcagctccaaccatctccgcaacctcaaatttagatccttctgtttgaataagAGCATGTAAAttcctcacaagacacaccatagagatagtgcctccaaatctttaatgcatgaacaatggttgttaattctaaatcatgaatagagttgtt
The DNA window shown above is from Nicotiana tomentosiformis chromosome 8, ASM39032v3, whole genome shotgun sequence and carries:
- the LOC138898178 gene encoding uncharacterized protein; amino-acid sequence: MAIDEISDLGTSIPSPVVIDHNHPLYHHPFDAPGSLSVGIQLANVVANALSRKAESMGSLAFITIGERPLTFDVQSLVNHFVRLNISEPSQVLACVVSWSSLYDCIRERQYNDPHLLVLKDTFQHDDTKDVTIGDDGMLRM